A stretch of DNA from Eschrichtius robustus isolate mEscRob2 chromosome 12, mEscRob2.pri, whole genome shotgun sequence:
GCCCGGAGCTCATACTCATAAACCCAGTAGCCTACTTGCTATCCAAACTGGAACTCTTCACTTCTCGCCACACCTTTCCTCTCCTAATCCAGGCTTTCACACCCCAGTAAATGACACTATATTTGCTCAAGCCAAAAAACAGTCATCCTTAATGCCTCTCTTTCCTTCATCTCCACCAGTCCATCAGCAGGATGTGTTTTTCTATCCCTGAATGGATGAGCTATTTCCTCCACAATGCTATGTGTCAAATAACTTCAAAAATCTCAATGGCTTAAACAacgaatatttatttttctcactcacAATACTGTAGGTCAGTTGGTGTTTGGCTGAGTTTGCCTGGGCTTGGCCTACTTGACTGCAGGCCGCTGGATGGGTTGGGGTCTGTGTGTTCATTCTGGGGCTCAGGCTAAGGGGCAGCAGCTACCCCAGGGATGACCACATGGTGATGTCAGAAGCTCAGGAGGGAAAACCAGTCATGCTGGCACATTTCAAGCTTCTGCTCACATCACTTCCCATTGGCTGAAGCAAGTCACATATACAAGCCTAAAGCTAAGGAGTGGGAAGTACACTATATCCACTATGAGGCCACAGCAAGGGGGTGGCTATATAATATATTATGGGGATTGAAGAATTGGTACTAATTATTCAATTACTCAGTCTCCCACAACCTCCTGAAGAATTGTACCTCTCCGCAAATCCACTATTAGCCATCATCTCTTGCCCCAGACAGCTATCTCTGTTTTCATCATACCTAGAACAATGCCTCGCATTAGTATATGCTCAGTAAAAAGGCATTGAATAAACAACTCCCAACTGATCTTCCTGGTTACACTCATCACTCTTCAGTCTCTTTCTACGTAGCAGCCAGGGTGGGGTTTTAAAACCGTAAATCCTATCTGtgatataataaaaagaaatatatttggtctttgtcccaagTTCCAGGCCCACAGCTACTAAATTTCTTGGAATTTTCTGAGTAATAAGAGTGATAGGAGCATCTTTTATTCTAATGACACGACTCTTGGTGGGTTCTAGATAGCTTcaagatgggggctggttgccagaaaGACCAAACCTAGATTAGAGGCTTGTAACTTTCAGCCTCACCTCCCAAcctcaggggaggggagaggggctggagattgagatCAATCACCAATAGCCAATGATTTATTCAGTCTTGCCTATGTAATGAAACTTCCATAAAAACCCCTaaaggacagggttcagagagcttccaggttggcgAACACATTGAAATGGTGTTCACTGGGAGGGTGGTgtgcccagagagggcatggaagctctctGACCTTTCCCCCATACCATGCCCTATACATCTCTTCCATTTGACTGtttctgagttgtatcctttataataaactagtaAACATAAGCAACATgccttcctgagttctgtgagccgttCTAGCAAATAATTGAACCTGAGAAGTGGGTCATGGGAACCCCAGAGGTACAGTCGGTTGGTCAGAAGTACAAGTGGCAACTTGGGACTTGCAAACTAGTTTCTAAAGTGGGGGTAGTCTTGTGGAagtgaacccttaacctgtggggtctgcactaactccaggtagttagtgtcagaattgaattgtaggatacCCTGTTGATGTCTGCAGAGaactggagaattgcttggtatGGAGAAACCCatacacatttggtgtcagaagtgttgtgagtaaAAACAGCTCAGACTATCATATTAGTCCCAACTTAAAACCCTGCCGTGGGTTCCCTTTGCTCTTGAACTCCTTACAATGGTCTGTATAAAGGCATCTATTATCCAGCCAGGCCTGGCTCTCCAAACAATAGCATCTGGTACCACTCACTTCCCTCTGGCTAACTGCCCTTTTCTTCCTCAAATATTCCAATGCTTTTCAGCTGCAAgacctttgtacttgctgttccttctgacTGGAATGCTTTTTCTCAAGATCTTGGCATGCTAGCTTTCTCTCATCCTCAGCTTCAGCTAAAATATCACCTCCTTAGGGAGGCCTCCCTGACCATCAATACTTAAAGACCCTCTTCCCATTCCACCCCTACCCCTGTTACATTTCATCACCATCACCTTGTTTATTCCTTTCGTTGAGTGTATCACTCTCTCAAAGTACCTTGTTTTGTTTATTACTAATCTCTAGCACCTAGAATGGTGTCTGGCACAGGTTAAGCGCTCTATAAAAATTCATTACGTGAGTATATGAGAAAACATTTCctccacattttaaaagaaattctttgCTATCTTTTATTTCCATCTACTCATCCACATATAAAATGTTGTGAGTCCAGATAAAATCAACTCAGGAGAAATAAAACTATTGCAACGTTTGTGTTCGTGAAGAAGAAATGGGGGACTGGAGTAGCTTCAGCATGTGTTGTGGCATCCTTGAAACTTGTGCCTCTAGGGCACCGATCTGTGGGGTTGAAGGTCTCAGTGAGGCCTCCTTCCACCTCCCTTACCTGacttaccttttttctttttccattctcatCCCTGGTTAATGTACGagattatttacttatttacaatTATCGTTTGTTGCCTGCCTGCCCGCTCCCACCCCCACTGTGAGCTTCATGGGCACATGAAGGCAAGGATCCTATTCTGTTTTTTCTGGTACTCAGTAGATGTTCACCCAACTgtgggatgaatggatgaatgaatgaatgtttcaaaggagagaaaggaatccGGGAGGTCCTGAATCAGTCTCTTCCTCCAAGCCTTCCCAGAGTAAGGTCACCCTCACCATTGCACAGTCTACACCCCAAAACACTACAGGCAAAACCTCCACAAGGTATAAAGGTTTTACTGGTTTATTCATTGTCAGAATGGCTTTACTTGTATGTTTATAAGTCTATCTTGTGTGCCTGTTAAGGTTTTGTTTGTGAATCGTTTATTCACTCTAGAGCTCGTGTAAGGAGGAATTTAGCTTGGTATTTATGACATTGTGATAGCAAGTGACATTATGATAGGGCAAAATCTGATGAAGTTGAGCTCAGTCCTGTAGAGACTGTTTCCTCTGTTGACACAGACTACTTTTCCTCCTCCCACAAGAAAAGCCCAATAGTTGTTTAAATGCTGGATTAAGCTGAGCACTTAAATTTATCATCAAGAAGGTATTGGAAGAAGAGGAGTAGCAGAGTACAAGAACTGAAAGTGTCACAACCTTGGTAGGAAGTGGCCACTTCAAAATCTTCCCAATTAGCAGCtgtgtttctcttttaatttcatgttttcttaggatgatgaaattaaaatattctgcTCTTGGTTATTTTTCACAAACCTTATTGTCCTCATGAAAACCCTCCAGTCCCTCAAAATATCAACGGagagaaatttttctttaaaagatgcAGTAaactatgttttttttctttgaaacaactatgatgggagagaaattcttccttTAGTTTGAATAGTCATACTTTTTAGTTGCTTGGAGGCAGTTACATATGAATCTTCATATAAACTTGTATCTCTCTCAtgtaaaagaaaagatgaaagaagagaattagctcattaattatttaaaatacttggTGCAGCTGTTCCTTATGAATTAATCCAGGCACTTGGAAGACAATTAAGCTCAGTGTTAATAACATTGCAAACCTTTTCCAGTATGCTGCACTCCAAATactattgtgttttcattgacaACATTCACTATTACATATGCATGTGAAAAACAGGCCTTTTCATCAGAATTACTATAATAGCATCAagggattattattttttccaatttctttGGAAGAAAATTCACTTAGATTAGATTATTTATTACTTGACTGCTCTCCTATCTTGCCTGTATTAGGTAACTGGAGTTCATGAAAGTATAAACTTCAGAATAAAAAGCATGATTTTATACATTAATGATTTCAAATAAAAGAGGAGTGCTAGTCTGTGCATCACTTCTTTTCGAGAAAGTTAAGTCTGTATTCTGCTTAGGAGAGATAACACTTTTTGTCCCTGTAGGTGGCCCCCCTGGTGTAGCCATTAGTTGCTAATTActtgcaaacaaataaacaattaacTCCTGGAGCTGCTGGCTGGGCCAGTGTTCATTGACATGCTAAAACTTTCTAAGACAGGATTTTAATTAGTGACGTTCTAAATCCAGCCCCCATCGTCAGCGGAGCCATAAGGTAAACTGCAGGAAGGTCCAGCCCGGTACACGTGGGGCAGAGGCAGCCAGGGAGGAGTGGAGAGGCCAGAGCTATAGCTCTGTGCAGCCCACACGAGGATGTCTCCCAGCCTTCAGGAAGGTGCTCGGCTCGGGAAAAGCAAACCCTCGCCCTGCTCCTTTTCAATTGAGAGCATCTTAGGACTGGACCAGAAGAAAGACTGTGTTCCGTCAATGAAACCCCACAGGCCCTGGGCAGACACCTGCGGCTCTTCAGGTACGCCACaacgtaattttaaaaattctttgttaaTTCGTTTGCAATGTTTAATTTGGCCTTTTTCTCATACTACATAGACTTAGAGAAAAACTGCAATTTCATCCAATTACATAATTGAAGAATCTAGCACTTTTAATGCCTCCAGCTGAGTCCTAtgggaaataaaaagaacatCGGCCTTAGATCCAAGTGGATATGAAGTTCACCCACAGGAAATGCCAAGAaccttcattttcttcagaagATCTCTGGGTTTATTTGCCACATCAGATATTCTAAATCTCttttcactgaaaaataaatgacattcAGAGGCCAAAATGTGTCCTCTATCAGCAAGGCAGGgttctcatttttatttgctttttggaTTTTGGTCGATGAAAGGTCAGTTCTCCTGTGAAACCCAGAAGAATTCTACTAGGAAAATTAAAGACAAGTTCCTGAAATTACTTCTTATAGAACTTTGTGGAATATAGAATTGGACATCTAAGGtgggatttatttttctgtttttagggAAAGAGGTTAACCTATGTCTACATGTCCCGAGTCTTCCTCATGGGATCTCATTACCTTGTACTGTGGATCACTCAGTGCCGGAAGAAAGTGTTTTGAAATATGAAGATTACTTTTCAGCCTCACAAAGACTTTCTTTGAAAAGAGAGTTGAGTTGGTATAGAGGCCGAAGACCCAGAACCGCTTTTACTCAAAACCAGGTAGGAAGTTTTTTCAACCACCGATCCTAATACAAAGGCTTTAAGTGACACCCTGTTGGGCAAAAGCCTATCCACTTTGGGATCTCAGTTTAGAATCCTTATTAATGAAACAATAgactgtatctctctctctctcttttctttaacaGTTTCTGgatagtcatttttttaaaaaggcatacagattaaTTGCCCAAGATTTAAATGCAATTATGTTGCTATACAAATTAAAGTCTTATTTTATGATGACATACCGAagatcaacattttaaataactgCTTCCTTATTCTTAGATTGAAGTGTTGGAAAATGTCTTTAGAGTAAACTGCTATCCTGGCATTGATATCAGAGAAGACTTAGCTCGAAAATTGAACCTAGAGGAAGACAGAATCcaggtaattttttaatttagttattattcgtggtaattaaaatgttaagaataataaaataacatttctgagatctgttttcttttcccttaattttAGATCTGGTTCCAAAATCGGCGTGCAAAGCTGAAAAGATCCCATAGAGAATCACAGTTTCTCATGGCAAAAAAAACCTTCAACACAGATCTCCTGGAATAGATAGAAAACTAAACATGGGGAATTATCTTCCAATTGCGGAATATAAAGAATCAATGGGAATATCAAGTGTTAAAAATgtgatgttttcttttctgtgtttaatctgagtattgtcttttttttctgaaaatatattgtaaataatTACTATTATAACCTGGTACCTATTATACTTGGGCACTTCTAGTTACAATAAAGGCCtttcctatatattttaataaacattttcagaaaaagcCAACTATTTTTTGTGAGCAAATTTAATCTAATAAATTAGTTTGCTAGAATCAGTAAACTCATGACTAATTAACTCCACAACTGGATTCCATTTACAAAATAATTCAAGTCAAATAATCTGAAGAATGGCACAAAGTTGTGATTTGTTTCAATAAGTTTCCTTCAACTGCATTTTGAAACATGATTATACTTAAATATATTAGTGTGATTTATTCATGAATCTTTTGTTCCTCTTGATTTCTGGCATAAAGCAGTGAGAATTTCTCGCCATATATCAGTACAAATCCTTACAGCATTCCAGtttcaagttgttttttttttaagcaaagttATTATTGCCAAAGTAGAGATGTAAAATCATGAGTTATCTTATTCATGCCATTAGTATTGCATTGCACAAAAGAACTGAGctacaaataaatgcaaattttaaaatatttttctagtccACTTAACGTACTTTACTTTCATTCATCAGAGTGAGAATGATCATCTGGCTTGTATCTATTTCTAGTTTAGTGATTTCCAATCACCTGTATATTTTGTTTCAAGTAATATGTTGACTGAGGAGGTAAGATAACTCTCCTGCCTTTTGTATATGTTCTGACATTGTCACTGGAAATAATCAGGGCACTTTCTGGGCCAAAACTGTATTTTCTTTGCATTTGCCACTGTACCTGCCAGTTAAAGACAGGAATAGGATAAGATGCATCACAAGGGAGTCCTGCCACTGGAGATCTGGGTGTTTATTTAACAGTTAATTAATGGAAGGCCAAAGTGGATGTTCTTTTTGATATGAGCTGGAGAACGCTGACTTTGTTTCCTGGAAGCTGTATTTCAAGTTTGCCCATTTGGATTGAATTCTCCCTTGcttgccttttttccttcctattcCTCTGCCCTTCTTTTGTCTCCTGGTGATGACCAGAGTGGAATAATTCTTGTTGAATTATTGAATCTATgcccattatatatttttttcttttctttcattttttaattgcatgGGAAAGACTAGAGGAGTTTGTATCTTATTGCTGAGGAAAAGTAGCATGACTCAGAttttagagctttttaaaaatcatttactgAGAACAATTTGGGGTAGAGAGCTCTGTGTCCCAACAACTGGTCAGCAGTAAGCTGTGCTTATCCTGTTTGACTATTGCTGAGatgaagagagaggaggaagagaagggcagCAGGGAAGTAACTGGAAGACCAGAAGCATTAAATGTTTTCCAACAAGTCTCTGCTGTTACCCTGTGGGGCCACTTTTTCTAACATAAAGAGCTGCTTTCAGTAATATTATAAAATTCAAAGCACTATTTATGAAATACATTAGTCACAATTTATCCACCAAGAGCTTTCTTT
This window harbors:
- the HESX1 gene encoding homeobox expressed in ES cells 1 produces the protein MSPSLQEGARLGKSKPSPCSFSIESILGLDQKKDCVPSMKPHRPWADTCGSSGKEVNLCLHVPSLPHGISLPCTVDHSVPEESVLKYEDYFSASQRLSLKRELSWYRGRRPRTAFTQNQIEVLENVFRVNCYPGIDIREDLARKLNLEEDRIQIWFQNRRAKLKRSHRESQFLMAKKTFNTDLLE